The Chryseolinea soli nucleotide sequence AACGTGCTGGTGGTGTGTTTTTTTGTGTCGACAAAAGAATTTATAACAAACCCATTCAACGCTTGCAACGCCTCCGTTTGGACTGGCGTGGCAGCACTATTGTAACGCGTTTGCAACTGAGGTTTATGATCCTGACCGCAAGCGGCGAGAAACATGGCGATGAGTATGATAAAATTGCTGCGCATGGCAAACTAATTTGAAAGATGAATGGGATACGTGAATACAAAATCGTTGTCCTTCACCGGCATGTGACAGCGGGTGCACTCCGTGACGAACAATGCATTTTTTCCATAGGGCTGTAAATCGAGGCCGCGCCAGCGACCCCAGCCCCAACCCTGGGTGTCTTTATATTTTACGGCATCCTTCACCATAAACTCCACTTGCCAAAACTCTCCTGTGCTGATGTTGCCCGTGCTATCCATATTTTCCTTCCAGGCCGCCTTTGCGAATATGGCTCCATCAGGCCAGGGATTGATGTGGTTTTCCCCGATGGCCTTTATCGCGACATCATTGCCATAGATGACCCGCATCGTGCCGTTGTCGAAGCGGTCTGTTGTACTGATGGCTTTCCAGTTTTGCCAGCCGTCAATGTATGCCAGCCCATTCCATTCATCGGCTATTTTTTGAGTTGATGAAGATTTTTTGTCAAGCGCTGCATGCTGTCGTTCGAGAGCCTGCAGCGCGGCAGTATCGCTTATTTTTCGGGAAGAAATTTCAGCGAGGTAGCCCTCCAGGACGGCGATGTCACGGTCATCCAGTTTGGCAGCGCCATGCAAAGCCAGGTAGCTATCCAGGGGCATTTCACCATTGCGAATATCGTTGACGGCC carries:
- a CDS encoding heme-binding domain-containing protein, whose protein sequence is MKKILILIIIAAVAFAAGQFIRPSIINPPATQDISAAVPANVKAVLEKGCYDCHSNETNLKWFDKITPANFLVASHVRDGRKALNFSHWDSLPPPAQKNILFWAVNDIRNGEMPLDSYLALHGAAKLDDRDIAVLEGYLAEISSRKISDTAALQALERQHAALDKKSSSTQKIADEWNGLAYIDGWQNWKAISTTDRFDNGTMRVIYGNDVAIKAIGENHINPWPDGAIFAKAAWKENMDSTGNISTGEFWQVEFMVKDAVKYKDTQGWGWGRWRGLDLQPYGKNALFVTECTRCHMPVKDNDFVFTYPIHLSN